The Lates calcarifer isolate ASB-BC8 unplaced genomic scaffold, TLL_Latcal_v3 scaffold_73_154, whole genome shotgun sequence region ACCACTCACTTTGGTTTAGTCCCAACAGCTCTCACCAACCCTCCATAtagctctccctccctcactcaacACTGCTGAAGTGCCCTGAAGCAAGGCACCTAcaacctccagctgctccagtggagctgctcagtgtctgctTGTATCAGactggttgtactgggcagctcccagtaTGAACAATGACAATGAAGCAGTAAAGTTTCACTGAGTAAAGTTGAAACATGAATCAGGAGCATTGTAAGGGATCAGTTTACTCCATCAGAGGTGTTTGTCAGATGGTGGAACAGCGTCTGAAACACCCACCTCCCtcagtgattggtcagctgtgtggaggtcagAAAGTAGGCGGGGTTTCaacttctctctcagctcttttttcattcttcacacaaactgtttctgtctcttttcatgtcaACGACTGAGGTGgacactatgaatgtcttccaggagagactgtctgaacaTGGGAGGAGTTATCTCcatatttaaaccacatcacGTCTCCCCCCTCTCTATGACGGCCGGAGTTTTacctccaccttccagtgtggacgttcacaacagatagaaacactttgatttcagacGTGGTCCAACAACACGTCGtacaaactagttcttttcTAGAATAACCTGAGTCTCACTGTCAGTTACAGCTtacatctgatcagctgatggacGTCGCCCTTTAAAGTTAATGTCCCAGCCCTTTGAGTTGTCgctctttaaagacagacagctgggttcaggagagtctggtctctgctgctggatcctgaaactaaaacagaactgatgaatctgcatgttggataaaaactgatggaaaatatgttcaaacacaaaaactaacttttactgtgaaatgtctttctgtcagtttgaaatTCTCACCTTCCATCAACAGATTGTCTGAATTCAACAGGACGATCCATTGACTTGTTGCTCttcatggacacacagctgggtccaggtccaggtccaggtccaggtccagcagagtgtggtgagtgctgctgctctgggcttgaacacaacacacacagagcagtgagtgtgaataatgatggtgcagtgatgtgagtgctgagctctgacatggagaagagtcatggacagttagagatcctcatctcacctctgagctttggtctggctctcatgttccccacacagagtggttttagagggagggactccctcctctctgtcctcactctgattCATGCTGCTCCATTCACATCCAAGATTGAATATGCTGTCAGTCCACTAGATGGCGCCAAAGTGTCTCCTGCAGAATGACTCATTATTATCACATTAGTAgaagcaggaaatgaaaatcCTCGAGTAAAGTACAGAGACTGAGACAGGTTagtgtcagaatgatttgtggaagaacaacaacagtgtgaagGTCCTCAGCCCCTCTGACTGCCACACTGAGTCCACATCAGTCCTGTAGAGTCCATCTAATCACACAGAAAGTCAGAGCTGTTCTCCAGCGGCTGTCCGGCCGAGCTCACACCGACTTTAGTGGCTCAGACAGCGGGAGAGCAGCGGCTCCTCTCCGCCTCCTCCACAGGCTGATTGAGGCGGGAAAAGCTGCCTTCAGTCATCAGTAAATGGAGCTACACAGTAATAACGACTCAGTGTTCAACTACTGACATCAACTGACTCTGCTTCTACTCTGATTCCACCGCTTCAACTCCACATCTCCACATATGGGTTAAAGACGCAGCCGTTAGTTGTGAGTGAGTTGAAGAAGCGAGCGGcagatttctgctgtttccagtggaagcagctgacagcagccgCCACTAACAACATGAGCAAGACTCAttcaacaggaaaacactgacacatgtcGCTTACATTACCTTTAGATGGAGGAAAGACGCTGCGCCACGATCAGCAGACAAAGTGAAAGTAAACTTTAAACCGGAGACGAGTCTGAGCTTCAGTTGTTGTAGAGCTGCAGCTCAGGATTATTCTCCTCATCCGTTCATCTGACACTTGTTTCCTCCATGAAAACCATCCCCCTTGTTAAGCTGCGTCTCTCAGGTCCACACATAGAACATGAGTCTGAAATAACTGGACTGTGCTGCTGCAAAGATTCTGTCCGACACCAAGATCACTGACTTCCTGCTCCTCTGGTCACCTGCGACACTGTTTGTGGGTGGAGTCAACGATCTCGTCGTCACTGCAACATCTTTGCTCCACAGGTGTTTTCTTTGATCGCGTCAACAAAGCGGAACCGGAAGCTGAATCCAGTGAAGCGTGATCCAGATAAAGAGCTGATTTTACTAACGGACTGTTTGTAGCTGAGTGTCGTTCATCCGCAGACATCATGTGACCAACAGCTGCTGTCGCTGCGTTCAACAGTCCATCATGAGGAAGGTCAGTTCAACTAGTGGACATGAACTCCTCCATCCAGTGTCAGACTGAGACAGGTTCAAGTTGacgtgtttttctttcagtagAAAACACGTgttgtttctgttcatgttgtgtgaGCAGCCTCTGCttcctttacttaagtaaaagtacaaatactccattacaagtaaaagtcctgcattcaaaacttTACTGATTGTTTTCGGTTCTCTCGaccaataaacaaacacattgtcCTTCAGTTTATCAGAATAAATTCAATTTCAAATCAGAACATCTGAacatggaaatactcaagtaaagtacaagtactagAGTAAATGTACCTGCAGTGATTTATCATCCatcccttttcctcctcttgtccAGGCTCAGGTCGAGGTGGCCGCAGGATTAACAGGTTATTCCAGACATCCCTGGaccccagctcctcctggaggaTCCTGAGGGGTCTCCAGTTCcagatcagaatcagaatcatctttattgccaagtaagttcACACATACAAGGGATTTATCTTGGTGTGTTGGTGCTAAAATCatgacaagaaagagagaaaagtgaaagTCAAGAACAAggccagcagcagacaggaagaagctgttcctgtggtgtgaggttcTGGTTCTGATGGACCACAGCCAGGGTAGGAGGGGTCGGCCATGATGTTTCCTGCCCTCCTCAGGGTAGGACCaggtggtgatggaggaggtgaggatggactcagtgatggaggtgtagaagtgctCCATCACTGTCCTCGGCAGGTTgaacttcagctgctgcaggaagtacgtcctctgctgggcctccttgatcagggagctgatgtttaggttgaggtcctgggtgatgatggaCCCCATGagatgatgggggagggtggagctgtgttcttcctgaagtctacaaccATCTCCACTGAGTTCACAGCGTTAAGCTCCAGGTTGTTCTCACTGCATCTGATCACCAACTGATCAGTCCCCCTCCTGTAGACGGACTCATCCCCACCACAGATGAGCCCAGTGAGGGTGGTGTGGTCTGCAAACTTCAGAGGGGATGGGAAATAAAATCTCTCCAGTGAGTCCTGGGTCTACCCTGAGGTCTCCTCCCAGCTGGACGTAcaggaaaacctccaaaggaaggaGCCCAGGAGGATCCTGATCACAGTGAATAATGAGGTGAATCATTTCGTGCATCTGTTCACTGAATGtgtcaaaaacatttcaataaGAGTCAGATCTGGAAAAGTCTCAGTACATGAATGAAGACTGGATTGAGTAGAGACCTGTCAGCACCTGCTCtttgataaatgaatgaaacaaactTCAGGATTCAACAACACGTTTctcttgtttgtctctgttttgtgttgaagTTATTTGTTTCACTGACTGAGCTGCTTCTAAACTGTTGTTCTAACTCCAGACCTGTTTCCTAACTTCAGTCTGTGTCTATAAATATCAGGATCAGTGGAAAGGGGAAATAACAACAGTGATTCGTCATCTGTCCGTCCATCTGTTCATTCGTTCGTCTGTCTGtaggaaacacaacaacatgctCTCGCTGCTTCTTCATACCTTCACCTCCGTCTCCCTCCTCACAGGTGAGTCTGTACCTGACTTCATGTCCGCTGAGTGGTTTCAGTAAGTTAGAGATTCTTTAACAGTTTAAGAAGGAAGTTATGTTGTACAGTTACAACATAATGTGAATGTTCAACATGTGGTTTAAGGACGATTCTGCTGTTTCTTGAGACCTCAGTTAAACTGTTAAAGGCAGAacaactgtgtgaatgtgttaaaaGTGAGTGAATAAGCGAAGGGCTGTGTTTAGATTCAGACTATCGTAATGTAATGTAAGGAAACATAAAAAGGGAAAGGAAATAATCctggaaataaaacagagcagttAAGGTTCTTCTGAGGCATTTGGAAAATTTGGACACAACTGAagattttcatttacatgtttctGACAAATACAGTCTGAGCTGCATGAAGTTAAAATGTTAGAACAGAGACTTCACAACACTGACTCCAAACGTCACCTGCTCTGCTCAGTGATTTTAATCCATCCATCTGGATGGACATTGGAGATGATGATATCCTCAGGAAGTGTCCTAAACCCCGgaaaattagcatgttagcacttcctgttccctcgtcccagagtcagtgtgtttctggttaaatgtctgaaataaggtctgtggttttaacacaagctcaagacattttcaggtttgattctcggacataaaatgggtcagtaaatcccccactcctgatgtttgaagcttttacgtgtcttaaaaaaggcggtgTGGTTGGTTTATTAGCTATTAGTTCATTAGCTAGTTAACGTTTTACTGCTGGAGGTTGTAGTGATGTTAACTTCTGGGTTCAATAATACATGGTCCCTGCAGGACTCTAATTCTTGGAGGTTTTTCTGATGCAGTTTGATCACAGCTCCTCTGGTGGACATCAGAGGAACTGCAGCTCATGAGCTGATGTTTGaagttttgcatgtttgtttgtttgtgtgtcagtgtctgccCTTTTGTCTGCGGTCACCACGGAGACGGTGGTGGGCGTGGCCGGGCGGAGGGTGACGCTGCCGTGTCGTACAGAGGCGGCGAACCAGAGAGGGGTGGAGGTGTGCTGGGGGAGGGGGGAGCCATCACTGTTCACCTGCCACAACACCGTGATCAACGTCAATGGAGACCACATCTCATACAGGAAGTCATACAGGTACACAGGTGTGGGGGGGCGGGGCCTCATGTTGCTGATGACCTTAAATAACcccaccctcttcctctcctctgcaggtactccgtctcctcctcctcctctctgatcaTCTCCATGTCTCGTCCGTCAGACTCTGGTTTCTATCACTGCAGAGTTCAGCTGCCCGGCCTCTTCAACGACCAGACGTCCACCGTCCACCTCATCATCATCCGTACGTTCAGACCGCCGCCGCTCAGTGTGACAACGTCCAGAAAAACCAGAGTCTTTTAACTGTCTGTCCTCCTGCAGCTCGCTCTGTGGTCTCTGATGACGGGGACGCCGAGAACCTGAACGCACCACCCGCTACAACGAGTAAGTACAGGACTGAGGCTACGGGAGCCCTGAACGGACCCAAAGCTCCTCACAGGGAAACCTCggtctgtttcctctgctctgactTTACATCCAGAGACTCTGTTTGTTCTTTATCAGtctgtttcatctgtttgtcaGGTCCCACCACAAGAGACgggacagaggagacaggaagtgatgtcaccGACTCCACAGAGCCAATGGTGGCGCTGGTTCAGGTACCGAACACTGAGACTAGGACTGCTTTTTTTCATCATTCGATCAGTTGTTGCAGCTCCAACTGAAAGTCAAACAGTTTATAGAGACAGCTGAGTGAGACTCAACACTGATTAATGTGTTAAAGCCCTCAGGAAAATCtgactaaaaacaacaaagattaattattcattaattattattaatagtaataatagtagtgTAAATGTTCTGACTTTAATAACAACAGGATGATAATGAAATAGATGAAAGGACTCAGAGCAGGAAGATGTCATTTTCACCAAAGAAGTTGaagatttaaaaagtttaaGGCGTCTGATTTTAATTTGATCTTTGATTGTAAAACAGTTTAAACTAAGTGGTTGTGagtgatgttgtttgtttgtttacagttgcctgtccagcagcagcaggtaaacAGTCTGCAGACGTTTGTTGGAAACACAGTGAGACTGtccttcatcatcttcatccctgctctgctgctgactgctgcttACAGTCAGTAACGTCGCCCTCAAGAGGCCAAATTACACGTTTACACCATCAATATCTTTTtattcacactgcagctttaaggaAATAAAACTGCTTCAATTCACAacttcatcatttatttaaatgtcatgtGTCTGCAGGAGTGTGGAGGACCAATCAGAAACCAGAGACTGACAGGAGGCtgaaccaatcagaggaggaggaggaggtcaccTGTGTGTGATAAAGGTAAGTTCCATCAGGATCTCATTCCataaaccaatcagatttcaccACAGTCtcaatcagccaatcacgtTGTTGCTGTCAGATTTTAACTGTGTTctctgctgtcagctgtcatttcatccCATCACCTCCAGTCTTCATGTCCAGTCCACTCCTCATCACCTTCATCACATCACTCTGTCTTTGTTGCTCTCGTGTTGTAAAGTTGttaaatctttctttttgtaaagttaataaattcatttaaaacaacatcTAAGGTCGTATTACTCCATCATAGAGAACTGTGAGGCAGTGATTATCTTCATTATCAGTGCATCTGacagctgttttctttaataataaGTTGATTGTTCAGTGAATAAAATATcaggaaacagtgaaaataGTCCCCGTTAATATCTGATCAGTATGTGTTCACTGTCAGACATTCAGATTTAAGAAGCTGATTTACTGAAACTTTAATTCAAGAttattgctgattaattttgtATCCATCAACTGATCGATTAATCAGTATTGGTTGGTGTCgaaataataaaactgaccCTGGCCCAACAGCAAATGTTAATCAGGAGGTTAATCATGCTTTACATATTAAAGAACAGTGTTCTGTGGTTTCTATAATGAGACGGTCTGCAGCGCCCCCCATTGGCCAGATTAACTCCTGAGAAGCTCATTGTGTCTTAATTCTCACTTGCACACTCACATTCGCTATTTTGAGGGGAAAACAAGTGTAGAAACATACAGGGCTATAAGTACCCGGATGGTGACTGAAAACGGTCATATAGGGTAAACTACGGACGCCATTTTGGCTCGTTTTGACTACGTAGCAGAAAGAGAAGATCAACGAACGTGTTTTCAAACTTACCGAGGAAGAAGGACTCCTCGTCGGCGTCGCTAATTTACATTTCGCGTGACACagaagaaagtaaaatgtttaattttaagtGAAGCAGTTGGAGGATATTTTTTGCAAACAACGATTCTGTTGTTGAGACCGTCGTTTCCGAGGAGTTCAAAATGGCCACGTTTGATTTTTCTGCCTCTACCTGGGGAAATTCACGCACTACGCCAGTGAGTATACAGAGTACACAGAGTACTACATGTGCATGTAGTAATGAAAGTATCAGTGTTCGTGTTGCATTGTTTCTTTGCTGTTTATCcggttttattttctctctgtgagtgaATGAGGAGACGACCTGTCTGCACCTGTTGTGGCACAGTTATAATTTCTTCATTCTAGTTATTCCACCGGTGTTTCTGTCATTGAATCTGttgtaatttgtttgtttgagtatCAACAGCTGTAGTTGCCGTGTGGCCTTGGTAAAGTGTGCGACAAGGTGTTTGTCAggattattttaatgtttgtcagGTACCTGCTTTCATTAGATAATTATTTCAACACATGAGGAgcatttaaaactttttctcTGCGACATAGTTAAATGTTATTCTGTCTCTCAGAATGGGAGGATTACCGTCGATGTAAGTGACATTATCTCTGATATTAAACTGTATTCAATCACCTAAATATTCCTCATAATAACGACCtgtttcctctccacctctgtaaatctgttttcatgttgcagtTCTGCTCTCTGACCACCAGATGGTGCCACTGACCGCAGAACAGTGTTCTGTTATTCACCTGTGATTTTACCTGACATAAAATTCTATTTCAACGTGACTTatcattatatataaatatatattattactattaacgtttaaattatttttacttgttttacattattttagGATCGTGTTTTGCTGCagaaaataatctttttaaAGTTTATGTCAGATTTCATCATGATATTTAATCAATATGGAAACTAATGTAACTATCAGTAATAATCCTCTGTACATGTTAGTCATAACTGTCGCTTGTCTTCGTTGTTCTCTCTGCAGTGGATTATTTTCCAGATTAAAAACTGGTATTTAGTGATTTCTATCTCATTTTCAACAATGCAACAGCGCCACTCAGCCATAAACTCTCGTGTAATGGTTAAAAAGGGAACTGCAGCTGCCAGTGCTGCAGATCTCCTCGTTAGTATAGTGGTGAGTATCCCAGCTAAAATACATTACATCTGTAGTGATAAGGGCTACCATAGAGAATGAAAGGGAAAAGTAATCTAATCTCTACAATCCACTGTCCCCACTCAGGAGACCAGGGTTCGATTCCCTGACGGGGTAATACAACTCTATTTTTCATCATGTTGTGGAGCTCATCTTCATCTTTAACACACAATAACTGTAaattaattgttatttttgtgtttattttggctcCAGGAGCCTGTTTTCTGCTGAGGAGTTCACACTGCTCAGTGTTATGGAGGactaaacacaaatacataaatgaataaagaatgaacaataaataaaaagcaaaacacacacgcTAATAGGTATTAAttacttaaataaatgtttaaagaaTGTTGgaaattaattagaaaataaaatgacaaatgtaaatttaaaatacatacacaaacaatgaaatgaatatttcagttgataattaaaagattaaaccagtagataaaaactaaaatgaacacATATACAGCTAAATTGGAAAATACAAGTTTCTCTTCTGCTTGTAAATACGTCTCTATAATCTGCACTCATTTAAACTTTTTCTGTAAAAGTTCAAAGTTTTTTAGCAGAAATTTAAGTCAAGATATTACTTAATGGAATatattctgtgtttctgtgtgtttccatataataacataataataacacaTGGAAGCAGCGCCACTAACCCATAGACTCACATGTTGTGGCTGGAAATGGTACTGCAACCTGTGGTGACTTCGATctccacactgtaaaacatcctGCTGAAATAGTTACAGTCAACCAACAATTGAAGCTGcagacattttttacagtgcagcctCTGATGAAGTGAGACTCAGGGTCTGAGGTTCAGATACAGGAAGCAGCCGAAAACAAAAAGCTGCCAACAGGAAGTCATCTGCTGACCGCGCTGTAAAAACGTGCCCGACATGTTCACAGCAGCACACTGAAAATAGAGCTGAATCACTGAGATGATCCATTATTTCTAAGATGTGAGCTGTTACTGCAACAGGACTCGATTCAGACAGTTTTAAACAGAAAGtttaataaatcaaaaataataaataaatgaacaagtATGACAAACATTTGTTCTGTAGTAAGCCACAACTGACAAATCCTTTCAttcctttttaaattacaaaacgTTAACTCAGTATCATGACTGATATCATTGTAATTCAGAACCGAAAAGCTAAAGTGCCTGTGTTTGCTAGCTAACTATGAAAGTAATGTTTGTCCAGTGACGCCACAGGTTGTCGTTACACCTGTTACTAAATGGCTGCTGCAGTAGGAGGAGTGGTTTCTACAGAAACATCCCTGCAGGAGTCTGATTAAAGCAACACTCTGTAACttctctgagcagcagcgccctctgctgcctccagtggTCATTACCTCTGTTGCtgctctgagtctgagcagtTCAGTGAAGCCTCCGACTGCTTcgtctgaactgaactgaacacaaCCTAACACTTCGCAGTTTTTGAAAGGTGATGcattcactgactgacagcagctgtgaatgATGCTGCACTGTCAGTGGATCAATAGAAACTCTGTGGTTTCTTGATGGTGAAAGTGTCTTTGAATCTTCATCGAtaactttctttctctcttcctcatcttcGTTTGATTTGCATATTCTCTCAGACCGGCTCGTGGTTTTTGTTCCTCCTCGCTCTCAGCGCGTCATTTTTTACAGCGGGTGACTCACAGTGTTTCAGCagctgtgtttaaatgtgtgtgtttgtgtgcgatAACAGTTTGTCAGCGTTCGTCATGAGGATCGTCCTGCTGCTCGCTCTGCTCACAGGTACGACCATCAATACTGACTTCATCACCGCTGGTTATTGATCGCTGATTACTGATCATTATTACACAGTGCTTCTGCTTCGTGTCAGTTATTTCTAATAGATTTGACTCAAACCCGTTTTTCTTCAGGGTTTTATACTTTTTCTGACTCAGTTtgtcttcagctgcagctctgccacAATCTTTAATATTAACATTAGTTAATAGTTGCGTACAGGAGAACGTTATGTGTCAAAGTGagagaaactttatttataactgtGTATTTAAACAGTACATGAGTGTAAATAGGTCACACAATCATCAGATATCAGCGGCTGACTGTGGTAAATCAAGCACCGATTATCTGATGGAGGCTCCTGAACCACGACgctgtttcatttttatctttctgtTCAGTTCTTCGTCATCCTGTGTGCAGAGTTCGTCTCGCAGCAGAACACGACTTATTATCAGCCGTCAGAAAAACTGATAAACAGACGGAAATAACACTGATTCAGAAGAAATAACTTAGAAAGAGCAACGTAAGAAAGAAAACCAGCAGCAAGGAATCagttagaaaacaaagacagaagcagaagcagaagcaaGAATCTGTATTTTAGCTGCAGAACACAGAGGTGATGtttaaatttctctttttctgtctccacagtCGGTGAATGTGACAACACAAAAGTTCTTGGTCAGATAGGTAATAACATCACTCTGCCGTGTAGATATGATGCTAAGAAACATGGACCAGTGCACGTTTGTTGGGGTCGAGGAGATATACCGAAGTCAAAGTGCAGCGACCAGATCATCGCCACAGATGGACATAAAGTGATAGAAGGAACCAGAGTTTCCAGCAGGTATCAGCTTCAGGGACTACTGAACGACGGAGACGTTTCTCTGACGATACTGAACCTCACAGAGTCGGATGCTGGACGATATGGATGCAGAGCGGAGATACCCGGGTGGTTCAACgatgaaaaacatcacattgATCTGAGCGTTGAGAGAAACGGTGAGAAACTCTTTTTAAACATGCTGAGAGACTGAGTGTGTTTCcatctgaatgtgtttttgtgatgtcTGAAATCAGGACCTTTGGGAAATATCTGAcattttccttcacttttttattgttttccaaGAGAATATTCAGGAACAAActaaatatgacattttcaatttattttatttatcagaaAGGGACGATACACTTTAATGAGCATCAGTATAAAATTCAAGATGTAAACATGTCAGACTGTATCAAAAATGCTAATTTACATGTGTAGTCCCCAGACATGAAACCAGAATATTCTAATTAATATACAAACAGAATGAGTTAATCTTCTCGTTCATGAGCAGAAATAGTTGAGAGTTTTTGCAGCTATGAAGCAGAAAACCTGCAGAGATCAG contains the following coding sequences:
- the LOC108884077 gene encoding hepatitis A virus cellular receptor 1-like; the encoded protein is MLSLLLHTFTSVSLLTVSALLSAVTTETVVGVAGRRVTLPCRTEAANQRGVEVCWGRGEPSLFTCHNTVINVNGDHISYRKSYRYSVSSSSSLIISMSRPSDSGFYHCRVQLPGLFNDQTSTVHLIIIPRSVVSDDGDAENLNAPPATTSPTTRDGTEETGSDVTDSTEPMVALVQLPVQQQQVNSLQTFVGNTVRLSFIIFIPALLLTAAYRVWRTNQKPETDRRLNQSEEEEEVTCV
- the LOC108884075 gene encoding T-cell immunoglobulin and mucin domain-containing protein 4 encodes the protein MCVFVCDNSLSAFVMRIVLLLALLTVGECDNTKVLGQIGNNITLPCRYDAKKHGPVHVCWGRGDIPKSKCSDQIIATDGHKVIEGTRVSSRYQLQGLLNDGDVSLTILNLTESDAGRYGCRAEIPGWFNDEKHHIDLSVERNAVTTTSAPSTRETWSPRPDCRYTESQTSCCQMTVTGSVLTSSEGFSGLQTEENSSTLTVALVCVLFGLIFLVTVGVVVIIGRKWSRLSKIPQQQVYSSVQFRTTLQLQSRGSAVENIYQIDEGGDGGGDRGGEYEYCP